From Candidatus Eremiobacterota bacterium, one genomic window encodes:
- a CDS encoding Uma2 family endonuclease, with the protein MADSAEVRRALLTYEDYLCLPSDGKRYEVLEGGLIMNPAPDLSHQGVSRNLVVILSNFLKGTNTGALYHAPVDVVLDDRTIVQPDIIFISKEKSSILGSRGIEGAPDLVVEIHSASTMRTDRVIKFQLYAQFGVEWYWMLDPRVKVLEEYARKGEGYTLVSEHSGNTIFKPALFPGLAIELGEVWE; encoded by the coding sequence ATGGCCGACTCCGCAGAGGTACGAAGGGCATTGCTGACTTACGAGGATTATCTCTGCCTTCCTTCTGACGGGAAGCGCTACGAAGTGCTGGAAGGAGGGCTTATCATGAATCCTGCACCCGACCTTTCCCACCAGGGAGTATCGAGAAACCTTGTAGTGATTCTCAGTAATTTCCTCAAGGGAACAAATACGGGAGCTCTCTACCATGCTCCCGTGGATGTCGTTCTTGATGACCGCACGATTGTACAGCCCGATATTATCTTTATCTCAAAGGAGAAATCATCAATTCTGGGCTCCCGTGGCATAGAGGGAGCACCCGACCTGGTGGTGGAGATCCACTCGGCCTCTACCATGAGGACCGACAGGGTCATCAAATTTCAGCTCTACGCGCAGTTCGGCGTGGAGTGGTACTGGATGCTGGACCCCAGGGTGAAGGTCCTGGAAGAATATGCCCGGAAGGGCGAAGGTTACACCCTTGTTTCTGAGCACTCGGGCAATACCATCTTCAAGCCCGCCCTTTTCCCCGGCCTCGCGATTGAACTCGGCGAAGTCTGGGAGTGA
- a CDS encoding PilZ domain-containing protein has translation MAWLSKLKEIVTKCREEDLILKERRRAPRISCFIEAAFSVGEYTFEGTIIALEATGLRLLSPVKLSRGDILTVKALTLPDETEGEGRHTVLLKAEIVWCRQKRGFPLFYAGAMFLEDEETIRNTWVYKELSRHGVASTGDAGRRRTVRVTSSLPVQVVLEKRKWLTGVAIDLSLGGIKMNLIRDPGIDKEVTLRIGPYKNLALMECRGIIKRSAYNKKTEDYTLGVEFINFEDTQVKQVGNYIMALLREARI, from the coding sequence ATGGCTTGGCTCTCAAAGCTCAAGGAGATAGTGACGAAATGCCGCGAGGAGGATCTTATCCTCAAGGAGCGGCGCCGGGCGCCCAGGATAAGCTGCTTTATAGAAGCAGCCTTCAGCGTAGGCGAATATACCTTTGAGGGGACTATTATCGCCCTAGAAGCCACAGGCCTCAGGCTCCTCTCGCCGGTAAAGCTCTCCAGGGGTGACATCCTCACGGTAAAAGCCCTCACCCTGCCTGATGAGACCGAAGGAGAGGGCCGCCACACGGTGCTCCTCAAGGCCGAGATTGTCTGGTGCCGGCAGAAGAGAGGCTTCCCCCTCTTCTATGCCGGCGCCATGTTCCTGGAAGATGAGGAGACCATCAGGAATACCTGGGTGTACAAGGAGCTCTCCCGCCACGGAGTGGCCTCAACAGGCGATGCCGGGCGCAGAAGGACCGTGCGCGTCACCTCGAGCCTCCCTGTCCAGGTGGTGCTGGAAAAAAGAAAGTGGCTCACCGGCGTGGCCATCGACCTCTCCCTGGGGGGCATCAAGATGAACCTCATAAGGGACCCCGGCATCGACAAAGAGGTGACGCTCCGCATCGGCCCCTATAAAAACCTCGCCCTCATGGAGTGCCGCGGCATTATCAAGCGGAGCGCATACAACAAAAAGACAGAGGATTATACTCTGGGCGTCGAGTTCATAAATTTTGAAGATACCCAGGTGAAGCAGGTGGGCAACTATATCATGGCCCTGCTGAGAGAGGCCCGCATATAA
- a CDS encoding ankyrin repeat domain-containing protein: MKKILSLAALVLALTLASCTAREPHPAPPVMEATPEETPVPQQVRRLNEKSGEGAMAEVKALLAVNPALAKKKDNDGFTCLHYAAIGDQVETAAFLIEKGADVNAVGPDGRTALHFAAKKGFTEMTELLLEKKAYGNIVDREGKTPMAYAKEGRFNDIIELFRSHSCR; encoded by the coding sequence ATGAAGAAGATATTATCTCTCGCCGCTCTTGTCCTTGCCCTCACGCTGGCCTCTTGCACCGCCAGAGAGCCTCACCCCGCTCCCCCGGTCATGGAAGCCACACCCGAAGAGACACCCGTCCCTCAGCAGGTGCGACGGCTCAACGAAAAATCGGGCGAGGGCGCCATGGCGGAAGTGAAAGCACTCCTCGCGGTCAATCCTGCCCTGGCAAAGAAAAAAGACAATGACGGCTTCACGTGCCTCCACTATGCCGCCATTGGCGATCAGGTGGAGACAGCGGCTTTCCTCATCGAAAAAGGCGCCGATGTGAACGCCGTGGGACCGGACGGCAGGACAGCCCTCCACTTTGCGGCGAAAAAGGGCTTCACGGAAATGACCGAGCTCCTTCTTGAGAAAAAGGCCTACGGAAACATCGTGGACCGCGAGGGAAAAACGCCAATGGCCTACGCGAAGGAAGGCAGGTTCAATGATATTATAGAGCTCTTCAGGAGCCACAGCTGCCGATGA
- a CDS encoding sugar phosphate nucleotidyltransferase: MNSVRNTVLAMIMAGGVGRKLEVLTSDVRAQSAVPFGGKYRLIDFALSNFFNSEIKKINVLIQHKSLSLVQHIEENWNYRFGSSDEFIRVLGPMPPHWQKGTADSVHQNISRIKIENPDMVAVFAGDHVYRMDIREMVKFHREKEAHLTICAIRFPLKKSTGRFGIIERDEKGRLVHFEEKSSRHIPIKGDEDHMWISMGNYIFDREILIEALEHNSRLPDKDTKHDFGNDIIPMLMKKEGIRIFVYEFTGLPGEGGRSTGKPGYWRDIGNVDSYYEASMDLLEEKPLFDLYNPSWPLYSVNTDNLPPPRFYGDFNNGGNQQVTHSIVSDGCVLRGCHIHKSILFPGTEVNSGSELRESIVFDGVKIGKGCRIEKAIIDKCVVVPDGTVIKGGKVDIPKGSAALGKGVKKAGEEEQQFILERFKGLVEKSHATASGIVAVPRYYELVLYTGS; the protein is encoded by the coding sequence ATGAATAGCGTGAGAAATACTGTGCTTGCCATGATTATGGCCGGAGGTGTCGGCAGGAAGCTTGAGGTGCTCACAAGCGATGTGAGGGCCCAGAGCGCCGTGCCCTTCGGCGGTAAATACCGGCTCATTGACTTTGCCCTCTCCAACTTTTTCAACTCGGAGATTAAAAAGATCAATGTCCTGATCCAGCACAAGTCTCTTTCCCTTGTGCAGCATATTGAGGAGAACTGGAATTACCGGTTCGGTTCAAGTGACGAGTTCATCAGGGTCCTGGGGCCCATGCCGCCTCACTGGCAGAAAGGCACCGCCGACAGCGTCCATCAGAACATAAGCAGGATAAAGATTGAGAATCCTGACATGGTGGCTGTCTTCGCCGGTGACCATGTGTACCGCATGGATATAAGGGAGATGGTAAAATTCCACCGTGAAAAGGAGGCCCATCTTACCATCTGTGCCATCCGCTTCCCCCTGAAAAAATCCACGGGGCGCTTCGGCATCATTGAGCGCGATGAGAAGGGCAGGCTTGTCCACTTCGAAGAGAAGTCATCGCGCCACATTCCCATCAAGGGTGATGAGGACCACATGTGGATCTCAATGGGCAACTACATCTTTGACAGGGAAATCCTCATTGAGGCCCTGGAGCACAATTCCAGGCTCCCTGACAAGGATACGAAGCATGACTTCGGCAACGACATAATCCCCATGCTCATGAAAAAAGAAGGCATCAGAATCTTTGTCTATGAGTTCACCGGCCTTCCCGGTGAAGGGGGCAGATCCACCGGGAAACCGGGCTACTGGCGTGATATCGGCAACGTTGACAGCTATTACGAGGCAAGCATGGACCTTCTCGAGGAAAAGCCCCTCTTTGACCTGTACAATCCTTCCTGGCCCCTCTACTCGGTAAACACCGACAACCTCCCACCGCCGAGATTCTATGGGGACTTCAATAACGGGGGAAATCAGCAGGTAACCCACTCAATCGTGAGCGACGGCTGCGTGCTGAGAGGGTGCCACATCCACAAGTCAATCCTTTTCCCGGGAACGGAAGTGAACTCGGGAAGCGAGCTCCGCGAGAGCATTGTCTTTGACGGAGTGAAGATCGGCAAGGGCTGCAGAATTGAGAAGGCCATCATAGACAAGTGTGTTGTCGTTCCCGACGGCACCGTGATAAAAGGCGGCAAGGTGGATATTCCCAAAGGGAGCGCCGCTCTGGGGAAAGGGGTAAAAAAGGCAGGCGAAGAGGAGCAGCAGTTTATCCTTGAGAGGTTCAAAGGCCTTGTGGAGAAGAGCCACGCCACCGCATCGGGAATCGTTGCGGTGCCGCGCTATTACGAGCTGGTGCTCTACACAGGCTCATAA
- a CDS encoding glucose-1-phosphate adenylyltransferase: MQKIMGIIMAGGEGKRLEVLTSDIRAKPAVPFGGKYRIIDFVLTNFFHSGIKKLYVLIQHRSFSLVDHVEHSWNRRFGSRSEYVRCIGPAPPVWYRGTADCIYQNMIQINQEMPDLVAVFGGDHIYKMNIESIIDFHRAKGAHLTVCARAFPIEHARSFGVIQVDENYRMIDFEEKPQNPKHIPGDPAHALVSMGNYIFNRDVLVDALKHDAHLPARETSHDFGKNVIPRLSKMKGMKVFVYDFMDNRWSREPVKESEVGYWRDVGTVDSYFESNMDLVGVNPIFNLYDKSWPIYSAVTDSLPPAKFVFSGSDRRGEAINSIVCDGCIISGGYVEESILSPEVRVNSFSRVSHSIIFDNVDIGRRCVLERVIIDKNVKVPAGTVITGGRVYLQDHVGFEYDVQDFEQYKEEQAERMRIFRKLLEKAHTTASGIVVIPRYYEYYETEHH, encoded by the coding sequence ATGCAGAAAATAATGGGAATCATCATGGCGGGCGGCGAGGGAAAGAGGCTCGAGGTCCTCACGAGCGACATCAGGGCCAAGCCGGCAGTGCCATTCGGCGGTAAATACCGGATCATCGACTTTGTGCTTACCAACTTCTTTCACTCGGGGATCAAGAAGCTCTACGTGCTCATCCAGCACCGCTCCTTCTCCCTTGTCGATCACGTGGAGCACAGCTGGAACCGCCGCTTCGGCTCGCGTAGCGAATACGTGCGCTGCATAGGACCGGCGCCGCCCGTGTGGTACCGCGGGACTGCCGACTGCATCTACCAGAACATGATACAGATCAATCAGGAGATGCCTGACCTGGTGGCAGTCTTCGGCGGGGATCATATCTACAAGATGAATATCGAGTCCATTATCGACTTTCACCGCGCCAAGGGCGCCCACCTCACGGTCTGCGCCAGGGCTTTCCCCATAGAGCACGCCCGCTCCTTCGGCGTCATCCAGGTCGATGAAAACTACCGGATGATCGATTTCGAGGAGAAGCCCCAGAATCCCAAGCACATCCCCGGCGATCCCGCTCATGCCCTTGTCTCCATGGGAAACTACATCTTCAACAGGGATGTCCTCGTCGATGCCCTGAAGCACGACGCCCACCTTCCTGCCAGGGAGACATCCCATGACTTCGGGAAGAACGTCATTCCCAGGCTCTCCAAAATGAAGGGCATGAAGGTCTTTGTCTATGATTTCATGGATAACCGCTGGTCCCGCGAGCCGGTGAAGGAATCGGAGGTAGGCTACTGGCGCGATGTGGGAACGGTGGACAGCTATTTCGAGTCCAATATGGACCTCGTGGGGGTGAACCCCATCTTCAACCTCTATGACAAGAGCTGGCCCATCTACTCGGCGGTGACCGACTCTCTCCCGCCGGCCAAGTTTGTCTTCTCAGGCTCGGATCGGCGCGGCGAGGCCATAAACTCCATCGTATGCGACGGCTGCATTATAAGCGGCGGCTACGTGGAGGAGTCGATACTGTCGCCGGAGGTACGCGTAAACAGCTTCTCAAGGGTCTCGCACAGCATCATCTTTGACAACGTGGACATAGGGCGCCGCTGCGTGCTGGAGCGCGTCATCATTGACAAAAACGTGAAGGTCCCCGCGGGAACGGTCATCACCGGAGGCCGCGTCTATCTCCAGGACCACGTGGGCTTTGAATACGACGTGCAGGACTTTGAGCAGTACAAGGAGGAGCAGGCCGAGCGCATGCGCATCTTCAGGAAGCTCCTGGAAAAAGCCCACACCACGGCTTCAGGCATCGTGGTGATACCGCGCTACTACGAGTATTATGAGACAGAGCACCATTAG
- a CDS encoding diguanylate cyclase, translated as MLFNEEVGRNSLGRNMSDALHPGRAAYHGDEIDRLTGLPGRRKWHGEASSPLKKTGEPLSLFLIDIDHLSSINEGHGPTSGDFVIDGLAVFLRSHLGEKCSLYRYGGDCFLALFRGIMEQEAYSWADSLLKEMAEYRIELPDVDEPLHLSVSIGFVHSGEGGAPLSELVLKAGEALHLAKKSGRRQLCQEFPEKAPLPSEGYLCRFFPSRRYFKKGDTLEKLISWVSDWSNTSHLFTFLTGPPGSGKTRHLRELEGALASSGETSLIMELTHAGALQPFTAVLAALRVFFKKFPDLVAPAAGSLQSEQVEELLPFIAEFLPFRHDKPARHLTPREKQTALLEALVSILEVCTQRMRLVMIFDDLQHVDIGTIKLLDHLYRLTEKGKIKVAVTVEQGSLLEGNMALKDFMERRSERGDSLFLSLDALNEKEADGFISLILPALKGREQLVPLVWKASKGIPLSIEETLKFFLMRGYFHLEGEGLCAGDIPREVVPLTVSEAVLRRTEYLGHECRALLSKAAVIGNNFDIDMLEKLTGMEYITFVENLDKAVAASVLREKETFGTYAFVHDLVRQALYGELPDDDRRKFHHTLGTFLESEEDSHGKLAGLAYHFEQSGNIEKSLEYINTLAQVYEGFITPQALNVYIGRMPQLKDWGTEKELTAEEESDALKAFAMVGLSFGNIRNYSVESVVTQTTLDAGFSMLDKVLTTVGCIGLSFAEEQVILNGKELMTAGENLKELREAFHGHRINGIVLKPGVDRQQFQDFSTLLTLPHDAVVSSGGWSPALKKHRVTHIVVNEKIMVAVGEKDIFDPAKLVDAHSVAIRDSLSALADTEPPDLSPGGLFDKLEGELEKVKLDKAAHGAVLGRIDRLTSLLAGFRDMAYREPEKLREAHSPGEGMPLFFDEKAAPQDETASAWEQVAHRIGKQEINRILSLMRSIDISLLEYLQQTPPFLLAELESDDRSRVTAAAMGLWNTGSEAAGWLVGYLATSDNARGRIIASYLLKKMRPDFAGPVLIRLMETPSPDEKARLLEVLSDSDVPEVNHVLAALLNHPLQDIRRSVHRYLIRAKLEGKVDILRSVLQKGEPAAASDAALCLGALGAKEALHDLMKVLQRKWQKSSDELIALEREACVALGRIGDPSAVPLLSGVLIEGTAAHFMGKRDPSVRAAAAWALSYFAPDKVKDLLERASREPHPVISSAAKLAYERLAMPVEERKKKEQPFAEDEFRSLLDGVEKKEGLTAGSTEGLEGSGGAKEVSS; from the coding sequence GTGCTGTTTAATGAGGAGGTGGGGCGGAACAGCCTTGGCCGGAACATGTCAGATGCACTGCATCCAGGAAGAGCCGCATACCATGGTGACGAGATTGACAGGCTTACAGGCCTCCCCGGCCGGAGAAAATGGCATGGTGAGGCATCATCTCCCCTTAAAAAGACCGGTGAACCCCTCTCTCTCTTCCTTATCGACATCGATCACCTTTCTTCAATCAATGAAGGTCATGGCCCCACTTCCGGGGATTTTGTCATTGACGGGCTTGCAGTTTTTCTCAGGAGCCACCTTGGAGAGAAGTGCTCTCTTTACCGCTATGGCGGTGACTGTTTCCTTGCCCTCTTCCGGGGAATCATGGAACAGGAGGCATACTCCTGGGCGGATTCGCTGCTGAAAGAGATGGCGGAGTACCGCATTGAGCTCCCTGATGTTGATGAGCCTCTCCACCTCTCGGTAAGCATCGGTTTCGTGCATTCCGGGGAGGGGGGAGCACCCCTCAGCGAGCTTGTGTTGAAGGCCGGCGAAGCACTGCACCTTGCAAAAAAAAGCGGGAGGAGGCAGTTGTGCCAGGAGTTCCCTGAGAAAGCCCCTCTGCCTTCCGAAGGGTATCTGTGCCGCTTTTTCCCCTCGCGCCGCTATTTCAAGAAGGGTGACACTCTGGAGAAGCTCATCTCCTGGGTATCCGACTGGAGTAATACCTCTCACCTCTTCACCTTTCTCACAGGCCCCCCGGGGTCAGGGAAAACGAGGCACCTGAGAGAGCTTGAGGGAGCTCTTGCTTCGTCAGGTGAAACATCGCTCATCATGGAGCTCACGCATGCAGGGGCCCTGCAGCCTTTCACCGCTGTCCTGGCGGCCTTGAGAGTCTTTTTTAAGAAGTTCCCTGACCTGGTAGCGCCTGCAGCAGGGTCCCTTCAATCAGAGCAGGTTGAGGAGCTCCTGCCGTTTATTGCTGAGTTTCTCCCCTTCAGGCATGATAAGCCGGCCAGGCATCTTACCCCCCGCGAGAAGCAGACGGCACTCCTGGAAGCGCTTGTCTCCATTCTGGAGGTGTGCACCCAGAGAATGCGCCTTGTGATGATTTTCGATGATCTTCAGCATGTTGACATAGGCACCATCAAGCTCCTGGATCATCTTTACCGGCTTACGGAAAAGGGTAAAATAAAGGTGGCTGTTACTGTTGAGCAGGGCTCCCTGCTGGAGGGGAACATGGCTCTGAAGGATTTCATGGAGCGCCGCAGCGAGCGGGGGGACTCACTCTTTCTTTCTCTTGATGCGCTTAATGAAAAAGAGGCCGATGGCTTTATATCCCTGATTCTCCCTGCTCTGAAAGGGAGAGAGCAGCTTGTACCCCTGGTCTGGAAGGCTTCAAAGGGGATACCCCTCTCTATCGAGGAGACTCTGAAGTTTTTTCTCATGAGGGGCTACTTTCACCTCGAAGGAGAGGGCCTTTGCGCGGGGGACATTCCCCGCGAGGTTGTTCCCCTCACGGTAAGTGAGGCCGTGCTGAGGCGGACCGAGTATCTTGGCCACGAGTGCCGGGCTCTCCTCTCGAAGGCGGCGGTGATAGGGAACAATTTTGATATAGATATGCTGGAAAAGCTTACAGGGATGGAATACATCACCTTCGTCGAAAATCTGGACAAGGCCGTGGCTGCATCAGTGCTGAGAGAGAAGGAGACTTTCGGCACTTATGCCTTTGTGCATGACCTGGTGCGCCAGGCATTGTATGGCGAGCTTCCCGACGATGACAGGCGGAAGTTTCATCACACTCTCGGCACCTTTCTCGAGTCGGAGGAAGACTCCCATGGTAAGCTGGCGGGGCTTGCCTACCATTTTGAGCAGTCAGGTAACATCGAGAAGTCCCTTGAGTACATCAATACCCTTGCCCAGGTCTATGAGGGCTTCATCACGCCCCAGGCCCTGAATGTCTATATAGGCCGCATGCCCCAGCTGAAGGACTGGGGCACGGAAAAGGAGCTCACGGCCGAAGAGGAGAGCGATGCTTTAAAAGCTTTTGCGATGGTGGGGCTGAGCTTCGGCAACATCAGAAATTATTCTGTCGAGAGCGTGGTAACGCAGACAACGCTCGATGCCGGTTTCTCGATGCTGGACAAGGTCCTCACCACGGTGGGCTGTATTGGCCTCTCTTTTGCAGAGGAGCAGGTAATCCTCAACGGAAAAGAGCTGATGACAGCGGGCGAGAATCTCAAGGAACTGCGCGAAGCCTTTCACGGCCATAGGATAAATGGAATAGTGCTGAAGCCCGGCGTTGACCGCCAGCAGTTCCAGGATTTCTCGACTCTTCTTACCCTGCCTCACGATGCCGTAGTCTCCTCGGGAGGATGGAGCCCCGCCCTTAAAAAGCACCGTGTCACCCATATAGTGGTGAATGAAAAAATCATGGTGGCTGTCGGCGAGAAGGATATCTTTGACCCGGCGAAGCTTGTGGATGCCCATTCTGTAGCCATAAGAGACAGCCTTTCCGCACTGGCTGATACTGAGCCTCCTGACCTGTCACCTGGCGGCCTTTTCGACAAGCTTGAAGGAGAGCTTGAGAAAGTCAAGCTGGATAAAGCTGCCCACGGAGCTGTCCTGGGAAGGATAGACCGTCTTACCTCTTTGCTGGCAGGTTTCCGGGATATGGCTTACAGGGAGCCGGAGAAGCTCAGGGAGGCTCATTCTCCCGGAGAAGGCATGCCTCTTTTTTTCGATGAGAAGGCCGCCCCGCAGGATGAAACCGCAAGCGCCTGGGAACAGGTGGCTCATCGTATCGGGAAGCAGGAGATAAACAGGATCCTCTCCCTTATGAGAAGCATTGACATTTCACTTCTGGAGTATCTCCAGCAGACCCCTCCCTTTCTCCTTGCGGAGCTTGAGTCAGACGACAGGAGCAGGGTGACGGCTGCGGCAATGGGGCTGTGGAATACCGGCAGTGAAGCGGCGGGGTGGCTTGTGGGCTACCTTGCCACCTCTGACAATGCACGGGGGAGGATTATTGCCTCCTATCTCCTCAAGAAAATGAGGCCTGATTTTGCCGGGCCTGTCCTCATACGCCTGATGGAAACGCCCTCTCCTGATGAGAAAGCGAGGCTTCTCGAGGTGCTCTCAGATTCAGATGTCCCTGAAGTGAACCATGTACTTGCCGCCCTCCTCAATCACCCTCTGCAGGACATACGGCGGAGCGTTCACCGGTACCTCATCAGGGCAAAGCTTGAAGGGAAAGTGGATATTCTCAGGTCGGTCCTTCAGAAAGGCGAGCCTGCTGCCGCTTCCGATGCGGCTCTCTGCCTCGGGGCTCTCGGGGCGAAGGAAGCGCTCCATGATCTGATGAAGGTTCTTCAACGAAAGTGGCAGAAGAGCAGCGATGAGCTCATCGCCCTCGAGAGGGAAGCCTGTGTCGCCCTGGGTAGAATAGGCGATCCTTCGGCAGTCCCGCTTCTTTCAGGCGTGCTCATCGAGGGGACTGCGGCGCATTTCATGGGAAAAAGGGACCCATCGGTCCGTGCTGCGGCTGCCTGGGCTCTCAGTTATTTTGCCCCCGACAAGGTGAAGGATCTGCTGGAGAGGGCCTCAAGAGAACCCCATCCCGTGATAAGCTCCGCGGCAAAGCTCGCTTATGAGCGCCTTGCCATGCCTGTTGAAGAGAGAAAGAAAAAGGAGCAGCCTTTCGCCGAAGATGAGTTCCGCTCTCTCCTTGACGGCGTTGAAAAGAAAGAGGGCCTTACTGCCGGCTCCACCGAGGGGCTTGAAGGTTCAGGCGGAGCAAAAGAGGTGAGCTCCTGA
- the glpQ gene encoding glycerophosphodiester phosphodiesterase has translation MMKQRAIPVLLTIFFIACITALPAHSGEKEKKEVYAHRGASGYLPEHTLPAYAMAHAMEADFIEPDLVLTKDGVFVCVHDYYLEDTTNAAILFPRKARHDGHWYVIDFTLAEIKSLSVHERSIDGKTAAFKGRFPMGKSKFEIATFREMMELVQGLNKSRSRNTGIIPELKQPSFHAKEGLPVEERFIRLIREYGYMKEGAPVIVQCFEPETLKKLRKLGCTMPLMQLVSEPDDVDPVEKPFTGELNEKNIAEIAAYATILSPHKSRIEKNPAIVEMAHKAGLKVGPYTFRADALPRIYSSFDQELYQFYMLYGVDSLFTDFPDKAVTLLRALNMR, from the coding sequence ATGATGAAGCAAAGAGCGATCCCCGTTCTCCTCACAATCTTTTTCATTGCCTGTATCACGGCACTCCCCGCCCATTCCGGCGAGAAAGAAAAGAAGGAAGTCTATGCCCACCGGGGGGCAAGCGGCTACCTCCCTGAGCACACTCTCCCGGCATACGCGATGGCCCACGCCATGGAGGCCGATTTCATAGAGCCCGATCTTGTGCTCACCAAGGACGGTGTCTTCGTCTGCGTGCATGACTATTACCTGGAAGATACCACCAACGCTGCCATCCTCTTCCCCAGGAAGGCGAGGCATGACGGGCACTGGTATGTCATCGATTTTACCCTTGCCGAGATCAAGAGCCTCTCGGTCCATGAGCGCTCCATTGACGGCAAAACCGCTGCCTTCAAAGGGCGCTTCCCCATGGGCAAGTCAAAGTTCGAGATTGCCACCTTCAGGGAAATGATGGAGCTGGTCCAGGGCCTCAACAAGAGCCGCTCCAGGAACACGGGCATCATACCGGAGCTCAAGCAGCCCTCGTTTCATGCAAAGGAAGGCCTTCCCGTTGAGGAGCGCTTTATCAGGCTCATCAGGGAATACGGCTACATGAAGGAGGGAGCGCCTGTAATCGTGCAGTGCTTTGAGCCTGAGACCCTGAAGAAGCTCAGAAAGCTCGGTTGCACCATGCCCCTCATGCAGCTTGTTTCGGAGCCTGATGATGTCGATCCCGTGGAAAAGCCCTTCACGGGAGAGCTCAACGAGAAAAATATCGCAGAAATTGCCGCTTACGCCACCATTCTCTCTCCCCACAAGTCCCGGATTGAAAAGAACCCGGCGATAGTGGAGATGGCCCACAAGGCAGGGCTCAAGGTGGGACCCTACACGTTCCGCGCAGATGCCCTTCCCAGGATATATTCATCCTTTGATCAGGAGCTCTACCAGTTTTACATGCTCTACGGCGTGGACAGCCTCTTCACCGACTTCCCCGACAAGGCTGTCACTCTGCTCCGGGCTCTCAACATGCGGTAG
- a CDS encoding ABC transporter substrate-binding protein: MESAQTSAKKKKKNWPLALAGTVLLCLVAVCAYFGIKNLLRITCPEIRIGVILPLSGSRAQFGLAMKRGMEMAIEDINASGKLKKKLVCLFTDDRSDPEGAAKAASRLVRRDDITILIGSYSNLCTLKVSDIAEKAKIPQITPISSGTEISTRGCKWVFRTNAPSAHYALALIDFLGNAAEIDRIALLNETDNAGIDFANCVKSYAREMKCSIVYEKGFAYKTADFRPVIREAMKQKPQAFVISAHIEDALQIMRDARKLKIRMKAIAGMGSGFSLPDFITQGKKDAELTFSAVQWNPQVKWPGSREFAKKFKTRFGSYPDEHSANLYAAVQVVAACYIHRPFHTRESLRNALRSLDTETIFGRIKFENFENYTNQNSHYPLIQQVQKGVRVIVWPRDLRNGKPVFPTR; the protein is encoded by the coding sequence ATGGAATCAGCACAGACATCGGCAAAGAAGAAAAAGAAAAACTGGCCCCTGGCTCTCGCCGGCACGGTACTTCTCTGCCTCGTGGCCGTCTGTGCATACTTCGGCATAAAAAACCTGCTCAGGATCACCTGCCCCGAGATAAGGATAGGAGTGATACTGCCTCTTTCCGGCTCTCGGGCGCAATTCGGGCTTGCGATGAAAAGAGGCATGGAAATGGCTATTGAGGACATAAACGCCTCAGGGAAGCTGAAAAAGAAGCTTGTATGCCTTTTTACCGATGACAGAAGCGATCCGGAGGGAGCTGCAAAAGCAGCGTCAAGGCTTGTGAGGCGCGACGATATCACGATCCTCATCGGCTCATACAGCAACCTCTGCACCCTTAAGGTGAGCGATATCGCGGAAAAAGCAAAGATACCGCAGATAACACCCATAAGTTCCGGTACCGAGATATCCACGAGAGGATGCAAGTGGGTCTTCCGCACTAACGCACCGTCGGCCCACTATGCCCTGGCCCTTATTGATTTCCTTGGCAATGCCGCAGAGATAGACCGCATTGCCCTCCTCAACGAGACAGACAATGCAGGCATAGATTTTGCGAACTGCGTGAAGAGCTATGCAAGGGAGATGAAATGCAGCATTGTCTACGAAAAAGGCTTTGCCTACAAGACCGCTGACTTCAGGCCGGTCATCAGGGAGGCCATGAAGCAGAAACCCCAGGCTTTCGTGATATCCGCCCACATAGAGGATGCCCTGCAGATCATGAGGGACGCAAGAAAGCTGAAAATCAGGATGAAGGCCATTGCAGGCATGGGATCAGGCTTCTCGCTCCCCGACTTCATCACCCAGGGGAAAAAGGATGCCGAGCTCACCTTCTCAGCGGTTCAGTGGAACCCCCAGGTCAAATGGCCGGGCTCCCGTGAGTTTGCCAAGAAATTCAAGACCCGCTTCGGCTCGTACCCTGACGAGCACAGCGCCAACCTCTATGCCGCCGTCCAGGTCGTTGCCGCGTGCTATATCCACCGTCCCTTCCATACAAGGGAATCGCTCAGGAATGCCCTCCGCTCCCTTGATACGGAAACCATCTTCGGGCGGATAAAGTTCGAGAATTTTGAGAATTACACCAACCAGAACAGCCACTATCCCCTCATCCAGCAGGTGCAGAAGGGAGTGCGCGTCATAGTGTGGCCCCGCGACCTCAGGAACGGGAAGCCGGTCTTTCCTACAAGGTGA